In a single window of the Gossypium hirsutum isolate 1008001.06 chromosome A13, Gossypium_hirsutum_v2.1, whole genome shotgun sequence genome:
- the LOC107894567 gene encoding cation/H(+) antiporter 4 codes for MANGNSSSYTTGMEGTKRSEEICLKFPPNVISPGLAALLVQKDKHEKLMDYSGPRLHFQMVVIFVLTQIIHSLLKKLGFPLFISQLLAGILLSPMVFSDQHSLVNISEESVAVLGTVGAFGFVFFLFLSGVKMDLSLTLKSGKKAICIGLLTVVVPLVSCMTTIKLLHEEGNEFSNKSFFLAVTYSGTSFPVIHCLLSDLKILNSELGRLGLSAALIGDMLTLFLTVFSLWVKTGFEKGRKQSLIDFGLAMLFIVIVVFVLRPVMKWMVKRTPEDGQIKDICFYLVILAFMMSPRFTDLFRIYFLYGPFIFGLAVPDGPPLGSALVEKLDPVISGLFLPIFATTCGLRFDLSYFKNSNLFAYHQVLGAMVALIIKFGVSLLVPLLCKMPTRDSLALAFIMISKGIVEMGSYSIMNDNRVISEDIFAHMTIVIILVASIVPILVKRLYDPSRKYLCFQKRTIMNSRLNQELRLIVCVHVPGNVNSIINQLNASCPTRESSIALDVLHLIKLSGQATPLFITHDKQKKTLSSKSYSENVAVAFEQFERDNWGAVSVNVFTAVSPQNLMYEDICNLAMDRLTSFILLPFHRRWYIDGCIESEDQTVRTLNFDILEKAPCSVGILVEGRRHLKGSGIRDPLSSDNSSFYNIAVIFLGGQDDREALALAKRISQDKSVRLTVIHLKAANSLGIILTENDRMLDSAVLNDVKQSVCFTYIEEHVNDGPETSNFLQSIVEDYQLIIVGRRYKTEDRQTSGLQEWCEFQEIGIIGDLLSSADFIRNYSLLIVQQQQQRTV; via the exons ATGGCGAATGGTAATTCAAGCTCCTACACCACAGGGATGGAGGGAACGAAAAGATCAGAAGAGATTTGCCTTAAATTTCCTCCTAACGTCATCTCTCCAGGGTTGGCTGCATTGCTAGTTCAAAAAGATAAGCATGAAAAGTTGATGGACTATTCTGGGCCCAGGCTTCATTTCCAGATGGTTGTCATTTTTGTTCTCACTCAAATAATTCATAGTCTGCTAAAAAAATTGGGATTTCCATTGTTCATCTCCCAGCTTCTT GCAGGGATATTACTTAGTCCTATGGTTTTCAGTGATCAACATTCTTTGGTTAACATATCAGAGGAGAGTGTTGCAGTTCTGGGGACAGTGGGAGCCTTTGGTTTTgtgttctttttgtttttaagtgGGGTGAAAATGGACCTTAGCTTAACACTGAAATCTGGAAAGAAGGCCATATGTATTGGTTTGCTCACGGTGGTGGTACCTCTGGTATCTTGTATGACAACAATTAAGTTGCTTCACGAAGAAGGCAATGAGTTTTCAAACAAAAGTTTCTTTCTCGCAGTAACATATTCTGGAACTTCATTCCCAGTCATACATTGCCTTCTCAGTGACCTGAAAATCTTGAACTCGGAACTCGGCAGGCTTGGATTATCAGCAGCACTTATAGGTGACATGCTGACACTATTTCTTACCGTGTTTAGCCTATGGGTGAAAACAGGATTTGAAAAAGGAAGAAAACAGTCTCTAATTGATTTTGGACTAGCTATGCTCTTTATTGTAATCGTGGTGTTTGTGTTGCGACCAGTGATGAAATGGATGGTGAAACGCACGCCTGAGGATGGCCAAATCAAAGATATATGCTTTTATCTTGTCATTTTGGCATTCATGATGTCACCTAGGTTCACTGACCTATTTCGTATATATTTTCTATATGGTccatttatttttggtttggcGGTCCCAGATGGACCCCCTTTGGGATCTGCTTTGGTCGAAAAGTTAGACCCCGTTATTTCAGGATTGTTTTTGCCTATATTTGCTACAACTTGTGGCCTGAGGTTTGATCTGTCTTACTTTAAGAACTCAAACTTATTTGCATATCACCAAGTCCTTGGAGCTATGGTAGCTCTTATTATTAAATTTGGGGTCTCTCTACTAGTGCCCTTATTATGCAAGATGCCCACAAGGGATTCTTTGGCTCTTGCATTTATAATGATATCCAAAGGCATTGTTGAGATGGGTTCTTACAGCATCATGAATGACAACAGA GTTATATCAGAAGATATATTTGCTCACATGACTATTGTGATCATTTTGGTTGCAAGCATCGTGCCAATACTCGTGAAAAGGCTTTACGATCCATCTAGGAAGTATTTATGCTTCCAGAAAAGGACAATCATGAACTCTAGGCTCAACCAGGAGCTTCGATTGATCGTTTGCGTTCACGTGCCGGGTAATGTCAATTCTATTATCAACCAATTGAATGCCTCCTGTCCAACTAGAGAAAGCTCCATTGCTTTGGATGTCCTTCACCTTATCAAGCTCAGTGGACAAGCCACACCACTTTTCATTACTCATGATAAGCAGAAGAAAACATTGTCCAGCAAATCATACTCCGAGAATGTCGCGGTCGCTTTCGAACAATTTGAACGGGACAATTGGGGAGCTGTATCAGTGAACGTTTTCACAGCAGTCTCTCCACAAAATTTGATGTACGAGGATATATGCAACCTCGCCATGGACCGCCTCACATCCTTTATACTACTTCCATTTCATCGGAGGTGGTACATTGACGGGTGCATTGAATCAGAAGATCAAACTGTAAGAACCCTGAACTTCGATATCCTTGAAAAGGCACCTTGCTCGGTAGGGATCCTTGTTGAAGGACGCCGCCATCTAAAAGGCTCAGGTATTAGAGATCCATTATCATCAGATAACTCCTCATTCTACAACATTGCTGTGATTTTCCTGGGGGGTCAAGATGATAGGGAGGCTTTAGCGTTAGCTAAACGCATTTCCCAGGACAAAAGTGTCCGCCTCACCGTAATCCATCTCAAAGCCGCGAATAGCTTAGGCATCATCTTAACCGAGAATGATCGAATGCTTGATAGTGCGGTGTTGAACGATGTCAAACAAAGCGTATGCTTCACATACATTGAAGAACATGTAAATGATGGACCGGAAACTTCAAATTTTCTCCAATCCATTGTGGAAGACTACCAACTTATCATTGTTGGGAGACGATACAAGACTGAAGATCGTCAAACCTCAGGTTTACAAGAATGGTGTGAATTTCAAGAGATTGGGATTATTGGAGACCTACTCTCATCCGCAGATTTTATTCGCAATTATTCTTTGTTGATTgtgcaacaacaacaacaaaggacTGTTTAA